The Erythrobacter aurantius genome includes a window with the following:
- a CDS encoding putative bifunctional diguanylate cyclase/phosphodiesterase, with translation MESRTAKDTLGKAERDMVALGIATAAIILFVATGGSVLPSAINAVFFDGKAPDYLLVNALLLNIVLIIFGWRRYRELQQEIAERRRAEELARELAETDPLTNCLNRRSMLTATDALRARANARGYAVAYCMIDLDNFKQINDMYGHSVGDAVLVAITRRIIGELPKEAHLARLGGDEFAFVTPFDPSNRDRIDDLIIRLYERMSLPFEVNGISIDATVSIGVSSDHDEHGFNPVLADSDALMQRADIAMYNAKKQGKNRYFWFEQTMENELRFRNELELGIRRGVVNGEFVPFYEQQVDIETGEIVGFEMLARWRSEQMGVVSPEIFIPIAEEIGLITELSDQLMEKAFRDARSWDNSITLAINISPVQLRDPWFAQKLLKMLVKHNFPAHRLEVEVTESCLHENVGMVRSIITSLRNQGVRVSLDDFGTGYSSLEQLRTLPFDRLKIDRSFVQELKNPNRNSKIVDAIVSLGRGLELPLTAEGIEDEDILLALRSMGKLKGQGYLYGKPESGEEVLQRLAIAGKLAKEGDAQEPRQEPEADTSDDRPRAAER, from the coding sequence GTGGAATCCAGGACTGCAAAAGACACATTGGGCAAGGCCGAGCGGGATATGGTCGCGTTGGGCATTGCCACTGCAGCAATTATCCTGTTCGTTGCGACCGGCGGATCAGTCTTGCCGAGCGCGATCAATGCAGTGTTCTTCGACGGAAAGGCGCCCGACTATCTATTGGTCAACGCGCTGTTGCTCAACATCGTGCTGATCATCTTCGGTTGGCGGCGATACCGCGAATTGCAGCAGGAAATCGCCGAGCGTCGCCGGGCCGAGGAACTTGCCCGCGAACTCGCCGAAACCGATCCCCTCACCAATTGCCTGAACCGTCGCAGCATGCTGACGGCCACCGATGCCTTGCGCGCACGCGCAAATGCCCGCGGATATGCCGTGGCCTATTGCATGATTGATCTGGATAACTTCAAGCAGATCAATGACATGTACGGCCATTCCGTCGGTGATGCGGTGCTGGTGGCGATAACCCGGCGGATCATCGGGGAATTGCCAAAGGAAGCCCATCTGGCCCGGCTTGGCGGTGACGAATTCGCTTTTGTCACGCCATTCGATCCGTCCAATCGCGACCGGATCGATGATTTGATCATTCGTCTGTATGAACGCATGTCGCTGCCGTTTGAGGTCAACGGAATTTCCATTGATGCCACCGTCTCCATCGGTGTTTCAAGTGATCATGACGAACACGGCTTCAACCCGGTGCTGGCCGATTCCGACGCGCTGATGCAGCGTGCCGACATCGCCATGTACAACGCCAAGAAGCAGGGGAAGAACCGCTATTTCTGGTTCGAACAGACGATGGAAAACGAATTGCGGTTCCGCAACGAGCTGGAACTCGGCATCCGCCGCGGTGTCGTAAATGGCGAATTCGTGCCCTTCTACGAACAGCAGGTCGATATCGAGACCGGGGAAATCGTCGGCTTCGAGATGCTGGCGCGCTGGCGCTCGGAACAGATGGGTGTGGTCAGCCCGGAAATTTTCATTCCCATCGCCGAAGAAATCGGCCTGATCACCGAATTGTCCGACCAGTTGATGGAAAAGGCGTTCAGGGATGCCCGCAGCTGGGACAACTCGATCACGCTCGCCATCAATATTTCTCCGGTTCAGCTGCGCGATCCGTGGTTTGCGCAAAAGCTGCTGAAAATGCTGGTGAAGCACAATTTCCCAGCCCACCGGCTCGAAGTGGAAGTCACCGAAAGCTGCCTGCATGAAAATGTCGGCATGGTGCGTTCAATCATCACCTCGCTTCGCAATCAGGGGGTGCGGGTCAGTCTTGACGATTTCGGCACCGGCTATTCGTCGCTCGAACAGCTCCGTACGCTGCCGTTTGACCGGCTCAAGATCGATCGCAGCTTTGTGCAGGAGCTCAAGAACCCCAATCGCAATTCCAAGATCGTCGATGCAATCGTTTCGCTTGGCCGGGGGCTTGAACTACCACTGACCGCCGAAGGGATCGAGGACGAAGACATCCTGCTGGCGCTGCGATCCATGGGCAAGCTCAAGGGTCAGGGATACCTTTATGGCAAACCTGAATCCGGCGAAGAAGTGCTCCAGCGGCTGGCGATTGCGGGCAAGCTGGCCAAGGAAGGCGACGCGCAGGAGCCTCGCCAAGAGCCCGAAGCGGATACCTCTGACGACAGGCCCCGCGCCGCCGAACGGTAA